The following proteins come from a genomic window of Brevibacillus antibioticus:
- a CDS encoding winged helix-turn-helix transcriptional regulator produces MRVRNTIITRTVYSEIPMKVVYELSELGESLMLFSIRCASGVNVIYVGKYQGKSDDHQKCSQRIGS; encoded by the coding sequence ATGAGAGTACGAAACACCATCATTACGAGGACGGTTTACAGTGAAATACCGATGAAGGTTGTCTATGAATTGAGTGAATTAGGAGAGTCGCTTATGCTATTCTCGATCCGTTGTGCGAGTGGGGTAAACGTTATTTATGTGGGGAAGTACCAGGGAAAGAGTGATGATCACCAAAAATGCTCACAGAGGATAGGGTCTTAA
- a CDS encoding ArsR/SmtB family transcription factor → MSASAEKVDVFQAIADPTRREVLRLLAEKELPISAITSHFPISRTAVVKHLHILADADLVTGHKVGREKIYRLHPGPLTEVKQWLSFYEQFWNNKLSMLKHLVETDGQTVLTIVQTEPDQQRK, encoded by the coding sequence ATGTCTGCTTCAGCAGAAAAAGTTGATGTATTTCAAGCGATCGCTGACCCTACTCGTCGAGAAGTACTTCGCTTGCTCGCTGAAAAAGAGTTGCCTATCTCAGCGATCACCTCACATTTCCCCATAAGCCGAACTGCTGTGGTCAAGCATCTCCATATTCTTGCAGATGCAGATTTGGTCACCGGACATAAGGTAGGTCGGGAGAAAATCTATCGCTTACATCCTGGCCCCTTGACTGAAGTAAAACAGTGGCTTTCTTTTTACGAACAGTTTTGGAACAACAAGCTGTCCATGCTCAAGCATTTGGTGGAGACGGATGGACAAACCGTGCTTACGATCGTGCAGACAGAGCCGGATCAACAAAGGAAATAG
- a CDS encoding protein adenylyltransferase SelO: protein MTDKKTAIDPGWNFDNSYTTLPKSFFSRLSPPPVPAPKLAILNEPLAKSLGLSAEALQSADVVEMLAGNETPEGAMPLAQAYAGHQFGHFTMLGDGRALLLGEQMTPSGERFDIQLKGSGRTPYSRGGDGRAALGPMLREYIISEAMHGLGIPTTRSLAVVTTGESIYRETKLPGAILTRVAASHIRVGTFQFAARWCSIEDLRALADYTVQRHFPEIEAEENRYVLLLKEVIKRQASLIAKWQLVGFIHGVMNTDNMAISGETIDYGPCAFMDTYDPATVFSSIDVQGRYAYGNQPYIAVWNLSRFAESLLPLLHDNEAQAVKMAEDALAEFSKLYHGNWLTGMRAKLGLFNEEEQDEALIEGLLNMMKDHRADYTNTFRALTLNQPEDTVLFGTSEFTEWNEQWRARRTRQTEGTAAVQQLMKKSNPAVIPRNHRVEEALEAAWKEGDYTVMERLLAVLSDPYAYTPEQVEYTTLPAESACPYQTFCGT, encoded by the coding sequence ATGACAGACAAGAAAACAGCAATCGATCCGGGATGGAACTTCGACAACAGCTATACAACGCTGCCGAAATCATTTTTTTCCAGACTGAGCCCACCCCCTGTGCCTGCACCGAAGCTCGCTATTCTGAACGAGCCCTTGGCAAAGTCGCTCGGACTGAGCGCCGAAGCCCTTCAAAGCGCCGATGTTGTGGAGATGCTCGCGGGAAACGAGACGCCAGAAGGCGCAATGCCCCTCGCACAAGCCTATGCCGGACATCAATTCGGTCACTTTACGATGCTGGGCGACGGACGGGCACTCCTGCTTGGCGAGCAAATGACACCCTCCGGAGAGCGCTTTGATATTCAACTAAAAGGATCAGGCAGAACGCCTTATTCCCGTGGCGGAGATGGGAGAGCAGCGCTGGGGCCGATGCTGCGCGAATACATCATTAGCGAGGCCATGCATGGACTAGGGATTCCAACTACTCGTAGTCTTGCAGTAGTGACGACCGGCGAGTCTATCTATCGCGAAACCAAGCTGCCAGGTGCCATTTTGACGCGGGTCGCTGCCAGTCATATTCGAGTAGGCACGTTTCAATTCGCGGCAAGATGGTGCTCGATAGAAGATCTCCGGGCTTTGGCCGATTACACTGTGCAAAGACATTTTCCAGAGATCGAAGCAGAAGAAAACCGCTATGTCCTCCTACTGAAGGAAGTCATTAAGCGGCAGGCTTCGTTGATTGCCAAGTGGCAGCTCGTTGGCTTCATTCACGGAGTAATGAACACCGACAACATGGCAATCAGCGGCGAAACCATTGATTATGGTCCATGCGCTTTCATGGACACGTATGATCCCGCAACTGTATTTAGCTCCATTGATGTTCAGGGCCGCTATGCTTACGGAAATCAGCCGTACATTGCCGTGTGGAATCTTTCGCGGTTTGCGGAAAGCTTATTGCCGTTGCTGCATGACAACGAAGCACAGGCTGTAAAAATGGCCGAAGATGCCCTTGCCGAATTTAGCAAGCTGTATCACGGCAATTGGCTTACTGGTATGCGGGCAAAACTCGGATTGTTTAACGAAGAGGAACAAGACGAAGCGTTGATCGAAGGTCTGCTCAACATGATGAAGGACCACCGTGCAGACTATACGAATACATTCCGAGCGCTCACGCTTAATCAACCAGAAGATACCGTGCTTTTTGGCACAAGCGAATTCACGGAATGGAATGAGCAGTGGAGGGCGCGACGAACGAGACAGACAGAAGGCACTGCAGCGGTACAACAATTAATGAAAAAGAGTAATCCGGCAGTCATCCCTCGCAACCATCGTGTAGAAGAAGCATTGGAAGCAGCATGGAAAGAGGGCGACTATACTGTGATGGAACGGCTTTTGGCAGTCCTTTCTGATCCATATGCGTACACGCCTGAACAGGTAGAATACACGACTTTGCCCGCGGAATCAGCATGTCCTTATCAAACGTTTTGCGGTACGTAA
- a CDS encoding SRPBCC family protein: MEHVQDIKQTIVFEAPIEKVWEKVSTAEAISAWFMPNDFQPVVGHEFHIQSPFGPSPCKVLEVEAPHRLSFAWDNDGWVVSFLLKDLGNKTEFTLIHGGWKAADEIIGKANEKSSVIRDKMNQGWVGIVHERLKKVVEG; this comes from the coding sequence GTGGAGCACGTGCAAGATATTAAACAAACGATCGTTTTCGAGGCGCCTATTGAAAAAGTATGGGAAAAAGTATCGACTGCTGAAGCGATTTCTGCATGGTTCATGCCCAACGATTTCCAGCCAGTGGTAGGTCATGAGTTTCATATCCAATCTCCTTTTGGGCCTTCGCCATGCAAGGTGTTGGAGGTAGAAGCTCCTCATCGCCTTTCTTTTGCTTGGGATAATGACGGTTGGGTGGTCTCGTTTCTTTTAAAAGACTTGGGAAATAAAACGGAGTTTACCCTGATTCATGGTGGATGGAAAGCAGCGGATGAGATCATTGGAAAAGCAAACGAGAAGAGCTCTGTCATCCGCGACAAGATGAATCAAGGTTGGGTTGGTATTGTTCACGAGCGTCTGAAAAAGGTTGTGGAAGGCTAA
- a CDS encoding Lsa family ABC-F type ribosomal protection protein → MSLINVNNLTFAYDGSFDNIFENVSFQLDTDWKLGFTGRNGRGKTTFLNLLLGKYEYSGKITAHVTFEYFPFQVEHKEYLTSDIVQDIVPDYQLWELMREFSLLKVSEDVLYRPFESLSNGEQTKVLLAALFLKENSFLLIDEPTNHLDMHARQLVSDYLNSKSGYILVSHDRAFLDNCVDHILSINKTNIEVQKGNFSDWWENKQRQDNYELAENEKLKKDIKRLSDAAKRTSNWSHAVEKTKNGTLNSGSKVDKGYIGHKAAKMMQRSKSIEQRQQAAIDEKSKLLKNIENQDSLKISQLTYHKNQLAELEKVSIHYGEKLVCSDISFTIEQGERIALSGKNGSGKSSILKLICGENIDHTGIFRKGSQLRISYVSQDTSHLKGNLTDFARDNEIEESLFKSILRKLDFSRVQFEKDISAYSGGQKKKVLIAKSLCEKAHLHIWDEPLNFIDVISRMQIEELLLEHSPTILFVEHDREFCNNIATKIVEL, encoded by the coding sequence ATGTCATTAATCAATGTAAACAACCTGACGTTTGCCTATGATGGCAGCTTCGATAACATTTTTGAAAACGTGAGCTTCCAACTCGATACAGATTGGAAATTGGGCTTTACGGGAAGAAACGGAAGAGGGAAGACGACTTTCCTCAATCTGTTGCTGGGAAAATATGAATACAGCGGAAAGATCACGGCGCATGTGACCTTTGAATACTTTCCTTTCCAAGTCGAGCACAAGGAATATCTTACGAGTGATATTGTCCAAGACATTGTCCCAGACTATCAGCTTTGGGAATTAATGCGTGAGTTCTCGCTTCTAAAGGTATCAGAGGATGTCCTGTATCGACCCTTCGAATCCTTGTCCAATGGCGAGCAAACGAAAGTATTGCTGGCTGCCTTATTTCTTAAGGAAAATAGCTTTCTGTTAATTGATGAACCAACCAATCACCTGGATATGCATGCGCGACAGCTCGTCAGTGATTACCTCAATAGTAAAAGCGGATATATTCTGGTGTCGCATGATCGAGCATTTCTTGATAACTGCGTCGATCACATTCTCTCCATCAATAAGACGAACATTGAAGTTCAAAAAGGAAATTTCTCCGATTGGTGGGAAAATAAACAGCGTCAGGATAACTATGAACTCGCTGAGAACGAGAAGCTGAAAAAAGACATTAAACGCTTATCGGATGCAGCCAAACGAACGAGCAACTGGTCGCACGCCGTGGAAAAAACGAAAAATGGTACCTTAAATTCCGGCTCGAAGGTTGATAAGGGATATATTGGACACAAGGCAGCGAAAATGATGCAACGCTCCAAGTCGATTGAGCAAAGACAACAAGCAGCGATTGATGAAAAATCGAAGCTGCTGAAAAACATTGAAAACCAGGATAGCTTAAAGATTTCGCAGCTTACTTACCATAAGAACCAACTCGCTGAATTGGAAAAGGTCTCGATACATTATGGAGAGAAGCTGGTTTGCTCAGATATTAGCTTTACGATTGAACAGGGAGAGCGTATTGCGCTGTCAGGAAAAAACGGCTCTGGTAAATCCAGCATTCTCAAGCTCATTTGCGGGGAGAACATCGATCATACAGGCATCTTCCGAAAGGGGAGTCAGCTGAGAATCTCGTATGTATCTCAAGACACTTCCCATCTAAAGGGCAATCTAACGGACTTTGCGCGAGACAACGAGATTGAGGAAAGTCTGTTTAAATCGATTTTGCGAAAGCTGGATTTTTCCCGCGTGCAATTTGAGAAAGACATTTCCGCTTATAGTGGCGGCCAGAAGAAGAAAGTATTGATTGCGAAAAGTCTTTGCGAAAAAGCCCATCTCCATATTTGGGATGAGCCGCTTAACTTTATTGACGTCATTTCGCGGATGCAAATTGAAGAGCTGCTTCTCGAACACTCACCTACGATCCTTTTTGTCGAGCATGACAGGGAGTTTTGCAATAACATTGCTACGAAGATTGTTGAACTGTAA
- a CDS encoding DHH family phosphoesterase, whose product MNHQKIVHFSDKDLDGESCAILSHLAFSNHEVDSRGVTPYTVNQEVQKFMEEELTRDMYVVITDVSVSDEVGSLIQKKVDDGHAFVLIDHHPTALPLASKYEWATVITEESGKKTSATSLYYDYLINLGHLTPTGILSDYVELVRSFDTWDWDATGLVQANQLNILFYMVERNTFVQNVLERLRGEGVHTDQFVFNEIESILIYTEEKRIDEFEQKKLKQLKVVPVEIDLDEPKTYQVGVVFLEQYHSTTGNFLCKNAEMIDFVAMLDPGKGRISFRTVRDDVDLSVIAHHYGGGGHPKASGCSFTGVTLKAFVYPALKTN is encoded by the coding sequence ATGAATCATCAAAAAATTGTTCATTTCAGTGATAAGGATTTGGATGGCGAGTCGTGTGCAATCCTGAGTCATCTTGCTTTTTCCAATCATGAGGTCGATTCCCGTGGGGTGACTCCGTACACGGTCAATCAAGAAGTACAAAAGTTTATGGAAGAAGAGCTTACCCGTGATATGTATGTTGTGATTACTGATGTGAGTGTCAGTGACGAGGTGGGTTCGCTAATACAGAAAAAAGTCGATGACGGGCATGCTTTTGTCTTGATCGATCATCACCCTACCGCATTGCCTTTGGCTTCCAAGTACGAATGGGCAACCGTTATCACGGAAGAATCGGGAAAAAAGACCTCGGCAACCAGCCTTTATTATGATTACCTGATAAACCTAGGGCATCTGACTCCTACAGGCATTCTCTCTGACTATGTGGAACTGGTTCGTTCCTTTGATACATGGGACTGGGATGCGACCGGGCTTGTTCAAGCAAACCAACTCAACATTTTATTCTATATGGTCGAACGGAATACGTTTGTACAGAACGTGCTCGAACGATTGCGTGGTGAAGGTGTACATACGGATCAGTTCGTTTTTAATGAAATAGAATCGATTCTCATCTATACAGAAGAAAAACGAATCGATGAATTTGAGCAAAAAAAGCTGAAGCAATTAAAGGTGGTCCCCGTAGAAATCGATTTAGATGAGCCAAAAACGTATCAAGTGGGTGTTGTGTTCCTCGAACAATATCACTCCACGACAGGAAATTTCCTATGTAAGAATGCGGAGATGATCGATTTCGTCGCGATGCTGGATCCGGGGAAAGGCAGAATCAGCTTTCGCACCGTTCGAGATGACGTGGATCTGTCCGTGATCGCACATCATTATGGAGGCGGCGGTCATCCAAAAGCTTCCGGGTGTTCCTTTACGGGCGTCACGTTAAAAGCCTTCGTGTACCCTGCTCTGAAAACGAACTAG
- a CDS encoding VOC family protein, whose protein sequence is MNFHQSPNTFVRQVNLKVQNLERSLAYYQAVIGFKILNQSATKAELTADGKTALLSIEQLEDAFPKQNHTTGLYHFALLLPKRSDLASVERHFSALNLRIGSSDHLVSEALYLSDPDGNGIEIYVDRDPDSWNWHEGIVDMATEPLNFTDLLSSGEQAAWKGLPAGTIMGHIHLHVSKLNEAEHFYTKGLGFEVVNRYGTQALFISTGKYHHHIGLNTWAGVGAPPPHPKSPGLESFVLVLPNEEARNRVITQVREIGASVREESGHFVTEDPSGNRIQLHI, encoded by the coding sequence ATGAATTTTCATCAAAGCCCGAATACGTTTGTCCGACAGGTCAATCTCAAGGTGCAAAACCTAGAGCGATCCCTGGCTTATTATCAGGCAGTGATCGGATTCAAAATCTTGAACCAATCTGCCACAAAGGCAGAGCTGACTGCTGACGGTAAAACCGCGTTGCTTTCCATTGAGCAACTCGAAGACGCATTCCCGAAACAAAATCATACGACAGGCTTGTATCATTTTGCGCTATTGCTGCCAAAACGCTCTGATTTGGCAAGCGTTGAGCGACACTTTTCAGCGTTGAATTTGCGCATCGGGTCCTCGGATCATCTTGTTAGTGAAGCCTTATACTTATCGGACCCGGATGGAAATGGGATTGAAATTTATGTCGATCGTGATCCTGATAGCTGGAATTGGCATGAAGGGATCGTAGACATGGCAACAGAACCATTGAATTTTACGGATTTGCTGTCCAGTGGGGAACAAGCCGCCTGGAAGGGGCTTCCTGCTGGTACCATTATGGGACATATTCATCTGCATGTATCGAAGTTAAATGAAGCTGAACATTTTTATACCAAAGGGCTTGGCTTTGAGGTAGTGAATCGCTATGGAACACAAGCACTGTTCATTTCCACTGGAAAGTATCATCATCATATCGGGTTGAATACATGGGCGGGTGTCGGTGCTCCACCCCCACATCCTAAGAGTCCAGGACTCGAATCGTTTGTCCTGGTGCTCCCAAATGAAGAAGCGAGGAATCGTGTAATCACTCAGGTAAGAGAAATCGGTGCGTCCGTTCGGGAGGAGAGCGGTCATTTTGTTACAGAGGATCCTTCTGGCAATCGGATTCAACTACACATTTGA
- a CDS encoding YdhK family protein produces the protein MKKGKLLSLMLITAMGLSACGGAAAPDVLEQVEVVPKPTFSIGSEVILKASHQPGMQGAKAKIVGAYDTTAYSVTYTPTTGEPPVNGYKWIIQEEIKNHIKQPYDPGTEVVLKADHVKGMLDASGKLDTVNTSTVYMIDYTPTTGGGEVKNYKWVTEDELSPVK, from the coding sequence ATGAAAAAAGGGAAACTGTTATCGCTCATGCTGATTACCGCGATGGGGTTAAGTGCATGTGGCGGTGCTGCTGCACCGGATGTGCTGGAGCAAGTAGAGGTTGTACCGAAACCTACGTTTTCAATAGGGAGTGAAGTCATCTTGAAAGCAAGTCACCAACCGGGGATGCAAGGGGCGAAAGCAAAAATTGTGGGGGCTTATGACACAACCGCCTATTCAGTGACCTATACGCCTACAACGGGCGAGCCCCCTGTGAACGGTTATAAATGGATCATTCAAGAAGAAATCAAGAATCATATCAAGCAACCGTATGATCCGGGAACGGAAGTCGTCTTGAAGGCGGATCATGTGAAAGGGATGCTCGATGCATCTGGCAAGCTAGATACGGTAAATACATCGACAGTTTATATGATCGATTACACTCCTACGACAGGGGGAGGAGAAGTAAAGAACTACAAATGGGTAACCGAAGATGAGCTATCGCCTGTAAAGTGA